One Tomitella gaofuii DNA segment encodes these proteins:
- a CDS encoding ATP-dependent helicase, whose amino-acid sequence MTASQDARVGAAEIAEALGQFPPTDEQAAVIESPLEPVLVVAGAGAGKTETMAARVVWLVANGLVEPSQVLGLTFTRKAAGQLTDRIRRRLARLAGSALLRSVDPGGGIRDRLRSAEPEVSTYHSYAGRLLGEYGLLLPMEPSVRMLGETELWQIAHRVVSTWDGDIDTDSSPATITEQVLKLANQLGEHLVDPADVDRSHVELEHLVFTLPPGPRQREEPSQKLTAPLGVQERRVALLPLVRRLAEELRAQGALDPGSQMSLAARLASSHPEVGAAERARFRAAMLDEYQDTGHSQRVLLSSLFGGGRTGPDGDHDGGHDGGGAGGNGDAAVALTSVGDPMQSIYGWRGASAANLPYFTTDFPTGARPARILELLTSWRNPAEALTLANAVAAPLRDRGVPVSELRPRPDVPPGDLRAALLPDVEAEREWLAEHIAARFDAARAAGESPPTTAVLVRRNADSTAIADALRERGVPVEVVGVGGLLQQPEVRDVVDTLRLVADPLAGTAAMRVLTGPRIRLGAADLAALARRVRELGRHGRPGSQGVLSDEDELHDALAAALPGDEGDAAGLGDAIADPGPAERYSPEGHRRITVLARRLASLRKRIGQPLTELAAEVERSLDIGIEVAARSGTAGREQLDAFAMVVAEYAADPHATLTGLLGYLSAAESVEKGLTPGEVELDPHRVQILTVHASKGLEWQVVAVPHLASGVFPADRGTSTWLGDVTELPPQLRGDRAAEDGGEGVPVLDLDGCATRKDLENALDAHKKALARRRLDEERRLFYVAVTRTEHTLLLSGHHWPETGKAKGPSDFLTEARDILASGAGTVEQWSPEPEETENPLAAQPRTAQWPVDPLAGRRGDVEEGARMVLDELDAAEHAPDDAANGGVQESAEPDDPDGWAGDVDLLLAERAAAADRALDVPLPARLSVSQMVQLRADPDVLAERLRRPVPYKPNPLARRGTAFHAWVERRFGATRLLDLDELPGAADTGAEPGADLQALQEAFLASPWAVRSPVEVEVPFETVIGGVLLRGRIDAVFRDDDGGWTVIDWKTGAPPTPAEQPAVAIQLAVYRLAWAELMTPATGSGPGGAAAAPALDRVRAAFHYVRSGRTVAPPDLPGADELAALLAAAPASADGAGPVAFTERG is encoded by the coding sequence ATGACCGCGTCGCAGGACGCGCGGGTCGGCGCGGCCGAGATCGCAGAGGCGCTCGGCCAGTTCCCGCCCACCGACGAGCAGGCGGCGGTGATCGAGTCGCCTCTCGAGCCGGTGCTCGTCGTGGCCGGCGCGGGTGCAGGCAAGACCGAGACGATGGCGGCACGCGTGGTGTGGCTGGTGGCCAACGGGCTCGTCGAGCCGTCGCAGGTGCTGGGGCTCACCTTCACACGCAAGGCCGCCGGTCAGCTGACCGACCGCATCCGCCGCAGGCTGGCGCGGCTCGCCGGGTCGGCGCTGCTGCGCAGCGTCGACCCGGGCGGAGGGATCCGGGACAGGCTCCGCTCCGCGGAACCGGAGGTGAGCACCTACCACTCGTACGCCGGTCGGCTGCTGGGGGAGTACGGCCTGCTGCTGCCGATGGAGCCGTCGGTGCGGATGCTCGGCGAAACCGAGCTCTGGCAGATCGCCCACCGGGTGGTCAGCACGTGGGACGGCGACATCGACACGGATTCGAGCCCGGCCACGATCACCGAACAGGTGCTCAAACTGGCCAATCAGCTCGGCGAGCATCTGGTGGATCCGGCGGACGTCGACCGGTCGCACGTGGAGCTCGAACACCTCGTGTTCACGCTGCCACCCGGGCCGCGGCAGCGCGAGGAGCCGTCGCAGAAGCTCACCGCCCCACTGGGAGTGCAGGAGCGCAGGGTCGCGCTCCTGCCTCTGGTGCGCCGGCTCGCCGAAGAACTCCGGGCGCAGGGCGCCCTCGACCCGGGGTCGCAGATGTCGCTGGCGGCCAGGCTCGCGTCCTCCCATCCCGAGGTGGGCGCGGCCGAACGCGCACGCTTCCGCGCCGCGATGCTCGACGAGTACCAGGACACCGGGCACTCGCAGCGGGTCCTGCTGTCCTCGCTGTTCGGCGGCGGGCGCACGGGCCCGGACGGCGACCACGACGGCGGCCACGACGGCGGCGGTGCCGGTGGCAACGGCGACGCCGCGGTCGCCCTCACCTCGGTCGGCGACCCGATGCAGTCGATCTACGGGTGGCGGGGCGCGTCGGCGGCGAACCTGCCGTACTTCACCACCGACTTCCCCACCGGTGCGCGCCCGGCCCGCATCCTCGAGCTGCTCACCAGCTGGCGCAACCCGGCCGAGGCCCTCACGCTGGCCAACGCGGTCGCCGCCCCGCTGCGCGATCGGGGCGTGCCGGTGAGCGAGCTGCGTCCCCGCCCGGACGTCCCGCCGGGCGACCTGCGCGCGGCACTGCTGCCGGACGTCGAAGCGGAGCGCGAATGGCTGGCCGAGCACATCGCCGCCCGCTTCGATGCGGCGCGCGCGGCCGGCGAGTCGCCGCCCACCACGGCGGTGCTCGTGCGCCGCAACGCGGACTCCACCGCCATCGCCGATGCCCTGCGCGAACGCGGCGTGCCTGTGGAGGTGGTGGGCGTCGGGGGACTGCTGCAGCAGCCCGAGGTCCGCGACGTCGTCGACACGCTCCGCCTCGTGGCCGACCCGCTCGCCGGCACCGCCGCGATGCGTGTGCTCACCGGGCCGCGCATCCGGCTCGGTGCGGCCGACCTGGCGGCGTTGGCGCGTCGCGTGCGCGAGCTGGGCCGGCACGGGCGGCCCGGATCGCAGGGGGTGCTCAGCGATGAGGACGAGCTGCACGACGCGCTGGCCGCCGCGCTTCCCGGCGACGAGGGGGATGCGGCCGGGCTCGGCGACGCCATCGCGGATCCCGGCCCGGCCGAGCGGTATTCGCCGGAGGGGCACCGCAGGATCACGGTACTGGCACGACGGCTCGCGTCGCTGCGCAAGCGCATCGGTCAGCCGCTCACCGAGCTGGCCGCGGAGGTGGAGCGGTCGCTGGACATCGGGATCGAGGTGGCCGCGCGCAGCGGCACCGCGGGCCGCGAGCAGCTCGACGCGTTCGCGATGGTCGTCGCCGAGTACGCCGCCGACCCGCACGCGACGCTCACCGGGTTGCTCGGATACCTTTCCGCCGCGGAATCGGTGGAGAAGGGGCTCACCCCGGGCGAGGTCGAACTGGACCCGCACCGGGTGCAGATCCTCACGGTGCACGCGTCGAAGGGGCTCGAATGGCAGGTCGTGGCGGTCCCGCACCTGGCGAGCGGTGTCTTCCCGGCCGACAGGGGCACGTCCACGTGGTTGGGCGATGTCACGGAGCTGCCGCCGCAGCTGCGCGGCGACCGGGCCGCCGAGGACGGCGGCGAAGGCGTCCCGGTGCTGGACCTCGACGGGTGCGCCACCCGCAAGGATCTCGAGAACGCGCTCGACGCGCACAAGAAGGCGCTGGCCCGGCGCCGGCTGGACGAGGAGCGCCGGCTATTCTACGTCGCTGTCACGCGCACGGAGCACACCCTGCTGCTCTCCGGCCACCACTGGCCCGAGACGGGCAAGGCCAAGGGCCCCTCGGACTTCCTCACGGAGGCGCGCGACATCCTCGCATCGGGCGCCGGCACCGTCGAACAGTGGTCGCCGGAGCCCGAGGAGACCGAGAACCCCCTGGCCGCGCAGCCGCGGACGGCGCAGTGGCCTGTGGACCCGCTTGCGGGCCGGCGGGGCGATGTCGAAGAGGGCGCGCGGATGGTCCTCGACGAGCTGGACGCCGCCGAGCACGCTCCGGACGACGCCGCAAACGGGGGGGTGCAGGAGAGTGCGGAACCCGACGATCCGGACGGGTGGGCGGGCGACGTCGATCTGCTTCTGGCCGAGCGCGCGGCCGCCGCCGACCGTGCGCTCGACGTCCCGCTGCCCGCGCGCCTGTCCGTCAGCCAGATGGTGCAGCTGCGCGCCGATCCCGACGTGCTGGCGGAGCGGCTCCGCCGTCCCGTGCCGTACAAGCCGAATCCTCTTGCGCGCCGCGGCACCGCGTTCCACGCGTGGGTGGAGCGGCGATTCGGTGCCACCCGGTTGCTCGACCTCGACGAGCTGCCCGGCGCGGCGGACACGGGCGCCGAGCCGGGGGCGGACCTGCAGGCCCTGCAGGAGGCGTTCCTCGCCTCCCCGTGGGCGGTGCGCAGCCCGGTGGAGGTGGAGGTGCCGTTCGAGACGGTCATCGGCGGGGTGCTCCTGCGCGGCCGCATCGACGCGGTCTTCCGCGACGACGACGGCGGATGGACGGTGATCGACTGGAAGACCGGCGCACCGCCCACCCCCGCGGAACAGCCCGCCGTCGCGATCCAGCTCGCCGTGTACCGGCTGGCCTGGGCCGAGCTCATGACCCCCGCGACCGGGAGCGGCCCCGGCGGCGCGGCGGCGGCCCCGGCGCTCGACCGTGTCCGGGCCGCATTCCATTACGTGCGCAGCGGCCGCACGGTGGCGCCCCCGGACCTGCCCGGCGCCGACGAATTGGCCGCATTGCTGGCGGCGGCCCCCGCATCCGCGGACGGCGCGGGGCCCGTCGCCTTCACGGAACGGGGCTGA